The nucleotide sequence TGGCTTGGCTCTGGCTCTGGCTCTGGCTCTGGCTCTGGCTCTGGCTCTGGCTCTGGCTCTGGCTCTGGCTCTGGCTCTGGCTCTGGCTCTGGCTCTGGCTCTGGCTCTGGCTCTGGCTCTGGCTCTGGCTCTGGCTCTGGCTCTGGCTCTGCAGGTAATTCTTCGGCCACCACCTCATCAATAGCAACTACTTCTTCAGATAATTTACTATTATCTTCTACAGCAGTTTCTTGACTCTCAATAGCCTCTGGAATTGAAGTCTCAACAGAGTCCGCTTGCAATGCGGCCTCGTCAATAACCTTGTCGTTAACATCTTCAACTACCGGAGCAACATCTTCTTGCTTTTTTTTGCCTAGACCTAACCAGGAAAACATACCTTTTTTCTTCGACATAAATGTATTTACAATCTTAATTGGATGTATACGTTTACTACTAAAATCAGCTGACTAAAGTTGGTTCTAACTCGAACAATTTAGAGATCAGATGGTATTCACAAGTAAACAAGGATAAAATTATCGATATAGTATCACCTAACCTGCCGACAAAAAAATAAAAGCTGTTTAAGTTATGAGCAAACTCAAAAAACAATCAGATAAAAACGCCAAAACCGGACATATTCGTATTATTGCAGGTCAGCATCGTGGTAGAAAATTACCGGTGTTAATTGCAGATGGCTTACGTCCAACCACAGATCGCGTGAAAGAGACGGTATTTAATTGGCTTATGCCTTATGTCCAAGACGCCAATTGTTTAGATTGCTTCGCTGGTTCTGGTGGGCTTGGCTTTGAGGCGATGTCGCGTGGTGCAGAATCACTAACCTTAGTTGAACTCAATAAAGCCGCTGCTCAGCAATTAAAAGATAACAAGGCACTACTGAAAATCGATAACATCCAAGTAGTGCAACAAAGCGCACTAGATTTTTTGCAAGCTAACCAACAAAACTTCTCATTAGTTTTTATTGATCCACCTTTTAGAAAAGGGCTTGTCCAACAAGCCGCTGAGCTATTATCAGTAAAAGGCTTAGATGACGACGCCTTAATATATGTCGAAATGGAAGCCGAGACTAATTCACAAGTGATGCCGAGTCATTGGCAGCTTTTGAAAGAAAAGGTAGCCGGACAAGTGGTTTATCGACTTTATCAAAATAGCGCCAAGTAAAAACTCATCATCAGGGAATGCCTTCACCTTTAAACTCTAAAAGTATTCCCCATTTTTACGCTATTAATAAATAGCAGCTTAACAATGCTAACTTTTAGTTCGATACCTTTGGCTTTAACGTTAAGTCATGAAAATCAAAACTAAAGTCAGTCGCATTAGATACCGCTTCCATACTGACAAAGTTAATACTGCCATCAGGGTTGAGATTAAAGTTTACATAAGCGTCAGCCTCTAATGTTCGATCATCCCAACGAACGATAAAGGTATTATGCTGGTAATGTTCTAAGCTGCCGTGCAGTGCAGGGGTGTTAGCAAACTGCATCATCAACTTATTATTTTCCAAGCTAATAACAATTTCACCGTACCAGTTATCGATATAAGTTTGTGCATAACTTGTCAATGGCAAAGAAGGCGTTGAGTCTTTGTCCGCCTGTGAAGCTTGCATGGCGAGATCAGATTGCTTCTCAGCATTATAGGTTTGTTGTTGAGCAGCATAGTGTGCAACCCAATCTTTTGCTGGTAGCTCAAGATACTCGGTAAGAATTTGTTGCGACAGAGCGTTAAAAGCAAAGCCAGATTGTTGATTAGTTAAAATAACCATCGCTAGGTTTTCTTCTGGCACCATCACCACTTTTGACACCATCCCTAATATGCCACCGGTATGCTGTATAACTTTTACGCCATGATAATCCTTCACAAACCAACCTAACGCGTAAGCACTAAAATGGGTTTTATCTTGCACTGTTGCTCGTTCCGGCACGGATAATAAGGTACGTGCTTGCCACATTGCTCGGCTTTGTTTTTCACTAAAAAGTCTTAAGTCTTGTTCACCATCTTGACCATATTTGCCCTTGTTTAACTGGGCTTTAAGCCAAAGTGACATGTCATTAACGCTTGAGGCAACAGAGCCTGCTGAAGAGAACTTTTCTAAAAAATTACCGCCAACAACATGTAACTTGCCATCTAACGGTACATGAGCACGCGCAACATTTTTATTGTTATCAGGGATTAACGAAAACTTTGCTCGGGTATTTTTCATACCTAATTTATCAAAAATACGGCTTTGAATCGCTTCTTGCCAAGGCTTACCAGTAATTTTTGCAATAATTTCGCCAGCAATAACATACATCAGGTTGTCATAAGCAAACTCACTACGAAAGCTTGATACTTGTGGCAAATACTTCAAGCCCTTAATAACATCTTGATTCGTCAAGGTTGTTTCTGGCCAAATCATTAAGTCTCCAGCACCTAAACCTAAGCCACTGTTATGTGACAATAAATCAAGAATTGTAAATTCACGCGTAACATAAGCATCTGGTAATTGAAATTCAGGAATGATATCAATAACTTTAGTTTTCCAACTCAATTTTCCCTCATCAACTAAGCCGGCAAGCAATGCTGCCGTCATCGCTTTGGTATTTGAAGCAACACCAAATAGCGTATCAGCATTCACTTTTTGCTGACTGCCATGTTTTAACACACCAAAACCTTTGCTCAGCACGATCTCATTATCTTTAATTATAGCAACCGCTATGCCGGGCACCTGAAATGCCGCCATCGCTTCACGTACTGACGATTCTACTTTAGCTTCTTTGCTACTAGCTGTTTTATCAGCGGCTTGTGCCAAGCCAAGCGTAGTCATAAGCAGTACACTTGCATATAACCATGAGTAAGATAATTTCATTGATATTCCTATACTTATTGGTATTAGTTTCGGTTTTTTTTGAGTGTTAATTATCAATACCGTAACCGAAATAATGAACGGTGACTAGTTTTCAAATAAAACATTTTTAGGTAAGGGTAGAGGCAGGACAACAAAAATAAAAAAGCCATAACTTAAGGCCGAGTTATCGCTTAAGTTATGGCCTAGGTTATGGCTTCTTACAGATAACAGCTCAATATTAGCTGTTATCAATTAATCCAGTTAAACCTTTTTTAACAAAATTAGGTAGGGCGAATGCCGCACTATGTAAAGCTTGATTGTAATACTGAAAATCAAGACCACTAGCGACAACACGTTGCTCGTCAAAATCGTTTATTGGGTGATATTGTTTACTAGCAAAAGTAAAACTCCACAAGCCACCTGGATAGGTTAAGTTACTAAATGAATATAAGTAGTTTTGTGGAAATACGGCATTAAGCACGGTGAGTAATGATTGTTGAATATCCATGGCATACCATGACGATTCACCTTGAGAAACCACAATACCGTCGTCGGTTAGGCAATTAAAAACATCTTGATAAAACGCTTCACCAAATAAAGGCTGAGCAGGGCCAATAGGGTCGGTACTATCCACAATAATGACATCAAATTTTTCTGTGGTTTGCTTAACAAACTCAACACCATCACCAATAATTAAGTGCATTTTTTCATGATCTAAATCTTTTGACGTTTGTGGAATGTGCTGACGACAAGCATCAACGACCATGGCATCAATTTCCACCATAGTGCATTTTTCAACACCTTTGTGACGCAAGACTTCACGGGCAGTACCACCGTCTCCGCCACCAATAACTAAAACATTTTTAGGCGCTGGGTGGACAAACAATGGCACATGAGAAATCATATCGTGATAAGCAAATTCGTCACGCTCGGTCACCATAATTAAGCCATCGTTCAAGAGCATTTTGCCATGGCCTTTGGTTTCAACTACATCAACCGTTTGAAATTCACTTTTTCCTGAAAAAAGAACTTTTTCTACTTTAAATTTTAAACCTAGAAAGTCTTGAAATTTTTCTTCTATCCATAAATCAGAGTGCATGGTTTTCTCCTGCTAAATCAAGCGCGGTTGCTTGCGTAAATGCTTGTTGCGGCAATATATAGTTGGCAAAGCATACGGAATAATTATTACTTAAGTGCTCATTAACTAGTGACTTACTGACATACGACTTTGGAATAAACTCATCGGTTAAGCGAGCAAAGTCGAATTCATTAAAACTTAATAAATCAAATGATTGTGGTGCTAATATCACTAAAAAATTGCTGGCTAGTTTTATTAAATTAATATTTGATTCAATACTAACGTAACTGCTACTGGCTTGAGGCGTTACGTGAATAGTAAAGTACTCTTTACCTCTAATACCGTTAACAGAATAGCCAAAGGGATCAAAAACAAAATCATCTAAGGCGAAATCACTAAATAGTTCGTCTAATTGTAAAAACTGACGGATCTCTTCAGCTTTTAAGCCTTTTGTGGTCAGCTTTTCAGAAGCTCTTTGACTAATTTGATAAGCGAGCAACTCATAGGTTTTATCTAACTTATCAGCTTGAAAACTGTTGTCTTGATGAAAAATATAATTGTGATGGCTATCCAACTCACCAAAACGATAAGCCTTACCCGAAACATATTGCCCAAGTAATTTAATATCATCTCCAAAACTGCTGGGCTGAGCATGAGAAAAGTATTCATTTTTACGCTGATAAATCACTTGCTGAATTTTATCCATGCCGATTTTTTGAATAAAAAACTCCACCGAATGGACTAAGCGGGTATTACCACAAGTTAGAATAAGTAACCGGTCACGCCAAACAAATAAACTCGACTCTGAAAGCAAAAATGCTTTGCAGTCATCATTACGAATCGACGATAAAATTTGCGCATTGCAACATTGAACAAGCTCGGTCCAAAAGTCATCTGCGATATCATCAAGTAGCGAAAACTGTTGGCCTTTAACAACAATTTCAGCTTTTTTTTCTGAACCTTCAAAGAACAAATACTTATCCTCAACGTCCAAGCAGCAACCGCTGATGGCGTCATATTAAGTTGCCGAATTCTCCAGCAAAAAAGAGCGCGCTATTTTACAAAAAAAAATGCGAATATCAACAAAAATAGCATAAATATTAGTTTAATAAGCAGACAAATTTATTTTATAAAAAACGCTATACTTTATTTTATTTTTGGCCATAATTGCGCTTTTTCGTTGTTGACCGTCAGTCGAGCGCTATTAAATGGATAAACCTCAGTGAATAATGCTATAGATTCTTTACCTGTGAAAACTAAAATTGCTGAATTGAATATCAAGCTGAACGCGCCCGAAACCCCATTCGAGTGCGCTCAAATAGCCGATGGTATTTTCAGTCATAGCATTCATTTAATTGGTTTTGAATTTGATGGTACTGCATGCTTTAGAAAGGGTACCAAAGACGGACCTAATGCTTTACGCGATGTATCCGATGGTATCGAGTCATATTCGCCTTATCTAGATGCTGATTTAGATGATGTGCAGTTTTACGATTTAGGCAATTTATCAACGGCCATTTTACCAACAAACGATGAACACAAAAACATTGAGCAGCAATGGCAAACGGCTAACGATGATTTTATCAAGCTTTTCGGTGCATTAGACTTAGCGACACACCAGATTAAAATATTAACGCTAGGTGGCGAACACTCGATATCTTACGCACCAATAATAACTTATTTAGCGCAATATAATGACCTTGCATTGATTCATTTAGATGCCCATGCTGATTTACGCGATGGTTATTTGGGTTTTCATCATTCACATGCTGCTATTATTCGTCGTGTTACTGATCATTTTGGCCCTGAGCACCAGTTAATTCAATATGGCATTCGTTCGGGTACAAAAGCAGAATATCAATGGATGCAACAAGCTAAAACCCTCAAGCATTCGCGGGCAGAATTTTTACAAAGCATTGCTGAGATTGATGATCAACGACCGATATACCTCACGTTAGATCTCGACTACTTTGACCCAAGTTTTTTCCCTGGTACGGGCACACCAGAGCCTGGCGGCGAAGACTTTCACTCATTTGTTAGCTTATGCAAAATATTACGTAGCAAGAACTTTGTTGGCTGTGATGTCGTCGAACTTGCGCCGAAAATAGATGCGACGGGCAACAGTGATGTTTTTGCGGCAAAAGTTGTTCGTGAACTCATTCTTTGCCTGCATAACTCATAATATTTTACATTTACATCAAAAGTAATAGTAAATGACGGTCAAATTTCAGAATAAAAGTATTTGCCACTAGGGTATGAGCGATGCCGTTTTAAGTAACATCAAAGCTCGTATTTTAATAAAATCAATCCTCATTTCACTTTAATATAGTCAGTAAAGTGAAATGACAAAAACATTAAAAAATTCAATATAATCAATGTAGAGCTTACTTTAGCAAGCAGACTTTGATCTACATCAAACGCCGCTGCGACATAATGTCGCACTCTGCTTAACTCCTTTTGTTTTTCGCCATTACATCAGTAAAAATTGTCCTGTCAGTAAATATTACTTATTTCTCAGGATGTAGTGTCACCATGAAACTTTCTAAAATATCACAAGCTCTTGTCATTGTTCTTTCAGCTACAACGGTTAATGCTGTTGCTGCTGATAAGACAAAAAACAGTATCGAAGTCATTACGATTGAAGCACCTAAATTAACACAATCAGATACTGCATTGGCAGAAGGTAATTTAGTCATGCCTGATGTTGCCGATTGGCTTAAAACTGTACCTGGGGCAAATATTAATAAAAATGGTCCTATTACTGGCATAGCACAATATCGAGGCATGTTTGGCGATAGAATCGCGAAAAATATTGGTGGTCACCAAATCATAAGTGCTGGCCCTAATGCTATGGATGCACCATTAACTTATATAAATCCTATTATGGTCGAGTCTGTTTCAGTATATCGCGGGATTGCACCAATAAGTGCGGGTATTGATACCTTGGGTGGCGCGGTAACCGTAAATTTAAAAAGAGCTGAAGTCG is from Colwellia sp. Arc7-635 and encodes:
- the rsmD gene encoding 16S rRNA (guanine(966)-N(2))-methyltransferase RsmD — protein: MSKLKKQSDKNAKTGHIRIIAGQHRGRKLPVLIADGLRPTTDRVKETVFNWLMPYVQDANCLDCFAGSGGLGFEAMSRGAESLTLVELNKAAAQQLKDNKALLKIDNIQVVQQSALDFLQANQQNFSLVFIDPPFRKGLVQQAAELLSVKGLDDDALIYVEMEAETNSQVMPSHWQLLKEKVAGQVVYRLYQNSAK
- a CDS encoding serine hydrolase produces the protein MKLSYSWLYASVLLMTTLGLAQAADKTASSKEAKVESSVREAMAAFQVPGIAVAIIKDNEIVLSKGFGVLKHGSQQKVNADTLFGVASNTKAMTAALLAGLVDEGKLSWKTKVIDIIPEFQLPDAYVTREFTILDLLSHNSGLGLGAGDLMIWPETTLTNQDVIKGLKYLPQVSSFRSEFAYDNLMYVIAGEIIAKITGKPWQEAIQSRIFDKLGMKNTRAKFSLIPDNNKNVARAHVPLDGKLHVVGGNFLEKFSSAGSVASSVNDMSLWLKAQLNKGKYGQDGEQDLRLFSEKQSRAMWQARTLLSVPERATVQDKTHFSAYALGWFVKDYHGVKVIQHTGGILGMVSKVVMVPEENLAMVILTNQQSGFAFNALSQQILTEYLELPAKDWVAHYAAQQQTYNAEKQSDLAMQASQADKDSTPSLPLTSYAQTYIDNWYGEIVISLENNKLMMQFANTPALHGSLEHYQHNTFIVRWDDRTLEADAYVNFNLNPDGSINFVSMEAVSNATDFSFDFHDLTLKPKVSN
- the speE gene encoding polyamine aminopropyltransferase, encoding MHSDLWIEEKFQDFLGLKFKVEKVLFSGKSEFQTVDVVETKGHGKMLLNDGLIMVTERDEFAYHDMISHVPLFVHPAPKNVLVIGGGDGGTAREVLRHKGVEKCTMVEIDAMVVDACRQHIPQTSKDLDHEKMHLIIGDGVEFVKQTTEKFDVIIVDSTDPIGPAQPLFGEAFYQDVFNCLTDDGIVVSQGESSWYAMDIQQSLLTVLNAVFPQNYLYSFSNLTYPGGLWSFTFASKQYHPINDFDEQRVVASGLDFQYYNQALHSAAFALPNFVKKGLTGLIDNS
- a CDS encoding adenosylmethionine decarboxylase, with translation MDVEDKYLFFEGSEKKAEIVVKGQQFSLLDDIADDFWTELVQCCNAQILSSIRNDDCKAFLLSESSLFVWRDRLLILTCGNTRLVHSVEFFIQKIGMDKIQQVIYQRKNEYFSHAQPSSFGDDIKLLGQYVSGKAYRFGELDSHHNYIFHQDNSFQADKLDKTYELLAYQISQRASEKLTTKGLKAEEIRQFLQLDELFSDFALDDFVFDPFGYSVNGIRGKEYFTIHVTPQASSSYVSIESNINLIKLASNFLVILAPQSFDLLSFNEFDFARLTDEFIPKSYVSKSLVNEHLSNNYSVCFANYILPQQAFTQATALDLAGENHAL
- the speB gene encoding agmatinase, with protein sequence MNNAIDSLPVKTKIAELNIKLNAPETPFECAQIADGIFSHSIHLIGFEFDGTACFRKGTKDGPNALRDVSDGIESYSPYLDADLDDVQFYDLGNLSTAILPTNDEHKNIEQQWQTANDDFIKLFGALDLATHQIKILTLGGEHSISYAPIITYLAQYNDLALIHLDAHADLRDGYLGFHHSHAAIIRRVTDHFGPEHQLIQYGIRSGTKAEYQWMQQAKTLKHSRAEFLQSIAEIDDQRPIYLTLDLDYFDPSFFPGTGTPEPGGEDFHSFVSLCKILRSKNFVGCDVVELAPKIDATGNSDVFAAKVVRELILCLHNS